cagtgctgatcACATCTAATCCTGCAAAAGGGAGCTAAAAGAAATCCAAAGGTGGCAGTGTTACCCAAAATACTGAGCCACGTTTGGGGGTGCATCCAAAAGAATGGTAGAAACTGAACTTCTATGCTGTAGATTGACAGTGCCTGTATGGACCAGGCCTGGAAGGACAACGTCCCTCCAGTTTTTGAAGCACAATGAGAGCCCAGAACTGGGTGTCCTGTGCAAGCCAGAACAATTTTCCCCATGAATCTCTGAAAGGATTTTTGTGCACCTTGGCATTAATGACCAATACAGCCTGTGGGAGGATGCGGTCATCATAAACTCTTGAACCGCAGCGAGGTGCCAGACCTGCGTTGGGGATGTGATCACAGCTACTGCCTCAAAGAGGAGCTTAATGGCACCCTTAGGTGGCACTGGCCTCGTGGTGTTGGCTTCAGAGCCAGCACCCAAATCTGTCTCCAGGGAGCATTATGGTACAGCAGTGTGGCTTTTGGGGACACTCTTCTTGTCCCTCCTGACATCTCTGCGTCTCCCTCGCCTCCAGCTCTGCAAATTGTGTGccatcaggagctgctggcccagcaggaTCTGCACAGAGGCTGAGTTGTGGCAGCTGGTATTGCCTCTTAATATAGAAGTGAGGGAGGGGTGCGGCTGCACCGGCAGCGCGGTGCCGAGCGGCTCGGAGCAGGCTGCGTGCTGACAAGAGTTGTGTTGCACTCTGCAAGGGCTTCTGGCTTTAGTGCTGAGCCTGAGCGCACCGTGAGCGCACCGGAGGGCCAGCGGCCTCTGAAGGGCTGTCAGCAGCAAGCCCGGGCGGTGCAGAGCAGCCGGAGCGCCGGCTCGGAGAtgggctgtggcaggagggtGGGAAGGGTTGGGATGTGGGAgcacccatcccatccctttgCTGGTTGCCTGAAGCACGGCTTGCCCAGGTAGCGGGTagcccagagctgtggcagcatGGAATGTCTGTGTGGGCTGGAAAATGGTCCTGTAAACCGTTCTGGAGCTCCACGCTGACTCTGCTCTGCTGACTGAAGCTCGCTCCTTCAAACCCAGCGCAGGGTGACCTCCGTCATGTAGACATTCCCTATGTGTCCTCTTAGAAACCTCGGGAGCTTTCTCATCCCGCCTGAAAGCTGTTTGGAAAGGATTTCTCAACAGTTAACCCTGCAAATGAATAAATCATAATTATGATTCAAATAATCCCGGGAATGAATAATTCATTGTAataattgaaaaagaaatttcagcAAGAAGCATTTTActattaaaaaagcaaacattgatcctctttttaaatatttttcaaaagacTAGGTATATTCTCCAGCAAAGTCTTTTTCATCTGGCTGCCATACCCTAATTATGTTTaatatgaaacaaaaatacaattcCTTGTGTGACAGCCATCTCttcataaatgaaaaaatatgctTTCTTTTGCAACAGCCATCTTCAATGCTAATGAGCAAGAATGGAAAGGGGATTAAGTGACATTTAATTCATATTCACCTCCTTCCTGAGAACAGAGACAAAGAAAGCAGCCACAGTCAGCTGGTCAAAATGTCCAGAGCCTGAATCAGGAATTGCCAGCTAGCTAGGAGGGACTGTGAGGAGGGAGGCATAAAAAGGGGAATGTTTTCCTCTAGATCCGTGCTGCTAAGAGATGGTGTAGGCTAAGCACATGGCTTGCAGCCAGAAAAGGCATCAGATGCTGCGATGATAAAAGCCTGGTTAATAACGTTTAGCACCTACAAAGGGCTTTCAAGGGAAAGACAGACTTTTGTCCTGTGAAGGATGGAAACAGAGTCACCTGTTAGTCAAATTTCTGTCTTTCAGGAGAATGTACCGTGTCGGTCGTGAGTTTCTCTGTGCTTTCATATGCCAAGCATGACAGGGACGGGGCAAACCATAGGTTTCTAAAGACAAAAAGAGCTGGCAGTCTAATCTGATTGCTTGTGAAATGCAGATGctgattttgtgattttgggaAGACTTGATGCTGGCTTTGtagggatggaaaaaaaaaaaaaaaaaaaaaggaagctcATGTGTTTGGTATGTGGGAAAAGACGCAAACTCGATCCACCCCAAATGAGGAGAGAATGAGGAGAGAAACTGCGTTTACCTGTATCTTTCCCCGGTTGCACTGTTCACCGTGACAGGTTGTCTCCATCTGTAGATGGTCCGATGCCACCGTCGTGCTTGCATCATGGCAATGACATTTATAAATGGAGGTCCACGAGCCACAGGCACGGAGTGACTGGGTCAAGGTCAACTCCAGCCTGCGGCGGGGACGGGAACAACACCGAGGTCAGCCCGGTTCCACGGCcgagctctgagccctgcccGGAGCCGGCGGTGTTGGACAGCCCCCGGTGTTGGCTTGCCTGAGGGGACAAGGGCAGGACTCCAGGGGGGAGAGGCGGGCGAAAGGAGGGCGGTGGCGGTGCCGCCCTTTGGAACAGCTGTTGCGAAGGTCCTGGCCGGAGAGCTGATCCGCCAGCGGCTTCCCCTCGGGGGCCTCCCCCAAAAGTCGGcgcccctgggctggggctgccgcGTCCTCCGCGGCGGGGGGAGAGGTGGGGCGAGCATCCCCCGTTGGCGGGTGCGCGCATCCGTCTGTAGCTGAGCGTGTCGGCGCTGGCGCGGCGTGcgtgtctgtgtctgtctgtctccgTGCGGGTGCCTGCCTGTGTCTGCGAGTGCCCTTCTCCCCGTGTGTGACACCGCGCGTGTGTGCTCGCACACCTCCCTCTCCCGCTTTCTCTCCCGCGtgcctctgtgtctgtgtgtccctgtgtgtgcgCGGGGAGCGCGGcgcggcagcagcggcagcagcggcagcagcagcagcagcagcagcagcagcgcggTGCCCTGAGCCCCGCGGCCGGAGGAGGAGCCGCGCCGGGAGCCCCGCGGAGCCGCCGGGCGAGCGCGGCCGCACCGAGGCGCAACAGGCGGatggcggcgggcggcgggcgctgAAGGCGAGCGGGGCAAGGCGGAGGGGCAAGGAAGGGCAGGCGAGGAAGGGTGGCGCCGGGCAGAGCGGGCGGGATGCGGGCGGAGGAGCCGCTGGCGCTGGCGGCCCCGCGGGCGGGCGGAGAGGCGGAGGCGGAGGCGCCGGGCGAGGAGCGGAGCGgcggcagctgctgcagcagcgaGCGCCTGGTGATCAACATCTCGGGGCTGCGCTTCGAGACGCAGCTGCGGACCCTCTCCATCTTCCCCGACACGCTGCTGGGCGACCCCAGCCGCCGGGTGCGCTACTTCGACCCGCTCCGCAACGAGTACTTCTTCGACCGCAACCGACCCAGCTTCGACGCCATCCTCTACTACTACCAGTCCGGGGGGCGGCTCCGCCGGCCGGTCCATGTGCCCCTCGACATCTTCCTGGAGGAGATCCGCTTCTACCAGCTGGGCCAGGAGGCTATCGAGACATTCCGGGAGGACGAGGGCTTCATCCCAGAGGAGGAGAAGCCCCTGCCGCAGCACCACTTCCAACGCCAGGTCTGGCTGCTCTTTGAGTACCCCGAGAGCTCCGGGCCAGCCCGGGCCATCGCCATCGTCTCCGTGCTGGTCATCCTCATTTCTATCGTCATCTTCTGCCTGGAGACCCTGCCCGAGTTCCGCCAGGAGCCCAAGGGACCCCAGCCTGGCTTCGGGGAGGCTGCGCCTCTCGGGGACgaggcgctgctgctgccgccgctgccacCGCCGAGCGGGACTCCCCCGCCCCTGCGCCCCGCCGCCGGCTCCGGCCCATTCTTCACAGACCCCTTCTTCCTCATCGAGACCCTGTGCATCATCTGGTTCTCCTTTGAGCTCCTCGTGCGCTTCTTCGCCTGCCCCAGCAAGCCCGAGTTCTCCCGCAACATCATGAACATCATCGACATCGTGGCCATCATCCCCTACTTCATCACCCTGGGCACCGAGCTGgcccagcaacagcagcagaagcagcagcccgGGAGCAGCAGCAACAATGGGGGCCAGCAGCAAGCCATGTCCCTGGCCATCCTCAGAGTCATCCGCCTGGTCAGAGTCTTCAGGATCTTCAAGCTCTCCAGGCATTCCAAAGGGCTGCAGATCTTAGGGAAGACTCTCCAGGCCAGcatgagggagctgggcctcctcatcttcttcctcttcatcgGGGTGATCCTCTTCTCCAGTGCTGTCTACTTTGCAGAGACTGATGACCCTGACTCGCTGTTCACCAGCATCCCTGATGCTTTCTGGTGGGCAGTGGTGTCCATGACCACCGTGGGCTATGGGGACATGTATCCCATGACCATTGGTGGCAAGATTGTGGGCTCCTTGTGTGCCATCGCTGGTGTGCTCACCAttgccctccctgtccctgtcattGTGTCCAACTTCAACTACTTCTACCACCGAGAGACTGACCATGAGGAGCAGTGCCAGTACACCCACGTCACCTGTGGCCAGCAACAGTCGCCCTTCTCTGAGCCCAAGAAAGGGGACAGTAATCAGTCCCTCAGCAAATCTGAATTCCTGGAAGCAGAAGACCTGGAGTCCATGAAATATTCCAACTTCATTGCTCCCAATAACCAGGGAtataaagagaagaaaatgctgaCAGAGGTGTGATGGGTTTTGTTGTCCTGGGTCCAGACACAGAGCTGCAAGCTGCTGTTACAGTTGTCTTCCTACAAGCAGCTGGATCTATTCAGCATTTACATGCCAGACTGTGAATTGTGATACCGTAAACAGAATGATTGTGATAATGGGCTCTTCTGGCCTGATTTGCTGTTTCTCATTACTGTGTGCAGCCAGAAATATTCTTGCTTTATTCTGTGGAGTGCTAGCTGTCATCCCCACTCCCTtatgcatttctttctctgcttttgatGACTGCTTTAATCCAACATTTGCTCCGAGACCAAGTCTTGTAACTCCACTAGCAGAGAAGTCCTTGCCACTACATCCGTAGAGTAAACAGTTAAAGGGGCTACAAACATCTGGCTCAAGCAGTGCTCTCAGTCCCTGTGCCAGCGTGGTGCCCTTGGCTGTGGAATCAGTCACGCCTGCCATGCCATTGCCTTTGAATAATGGAAACGCTGCAGCCAGGAtcacagggagctctgcagctctaGGGGAAAGCCAGCAAGCAGATGCCTGCCTTCTTTGCAACCCTTGGCATGCTAAAAGATCCTCCTGGTTtgtgtttcaaaaaaaaaaaaaaaaaaaaaaagaagaaaaaaggtgcATAAATTTAAAAGCTCTTTGCTACTTGTGACCATACATCATGTATCAAAAACAGGCTTAAAGCATTCAACAGGCTTGGTGAAGATTCTCTGTGTTTTGAGCTTATCTCAGCCTTATTTATGCCAGTGCCCTGATGTTAATTGGCTTTTATAGTACCAACTTAATCTTCATAGTGGTAAGTGCCTTCTGATACAAGGCATGTTTGAGTAAATTCATTTGTTATCTGCAGAGTTCATCTTCACACAATAGCATTTAATGAGATGTGCTTTGTGCTTCAGATACCCAGCTCTGTATTCGGGCATGTGAGAGCAGTTGACTCCTCTGCTTTTTTAATTGAGCATTTGTGTAGCTGAGGGAAGTTTGCATGTTGGTGTTTTGTTGATGTGGCAGGAAAATGCCAACCACAGAGAGCTCTGCACCTGTGCTGTGTGAGGattgtgctggttttgcaaGTAACAGGCATAAAATGCTCCAGGGTGAGTGTGTCAACATTTGAAACTGAGACTGGCATGGATACAAAATTCCCTAAACTTGTCTCCAGGCCCTTTAAATGAGGGGATAAACAGCAAGCCCTGAAGAGAGGCCCTTGCTGTATTGCTGGCCTAGCCAGTTCCTGGTATTTCATGGATAGGAGCGACAGCAGTGTTTTTGTAATTGGTTTTGTGAGAGCAGTTTGTGTCAGCCATGCAAAATATGCATAGCCTGGCCTGCAGTGCCGAGTTTGCCAAGGGACCAGAGATTTCTATCTTCAAATACACATTTTACTTCCCAGATAATTTCATTAGTTTCAGTCAGATTGGCCTTACACCtaactttaaaaatgtttcaagctctgccagcaggtGAGAAAGGGAAATGTATGGTTTCAGATTCCACTAGCACAGTTTCCTGCAAGGAAAAATCCTTCTTGTTTGAATTCTAAATGTTTATTCTGCATTCACATGTCTGCATGTGTACGAAAGCAAAGGCAGCCATTAAT
This region of Ammospiza caudacuta isolate bAmmCau1 chromosome 5, bAmmCau1.pri, whole genome shotgun sequence genomic DNA includes:
- the KCNA6 gene encoding potassium voltage-gated channel subfamily A member 6, producing the protein MRAEEPLALAAPRAGGEAEAEAPGEERSGGSCCSSERLVINISGLRFETQLRTLSIFPDTLLGDPSRRVRYFDPLRNEYFFDRNRPSFDAILYYYQSGGRLRRPVHVPLDIFLEEIRFYQLGQEAIETFREDEGFIPEEEKPLPQHHFQRQVWLLFEYPESSGPARAIAIVSVLVILISIVIFCLETLPEFRQEPKGPQPGFGEAAPLGDEALLLPPLPPPSGTPPPLRPAAGSGPFFTDPFFLIETLCIIWFSFELLVRFFACPSKPEFSRNIMNIIDIVAIIPYFITLGTELAQQQQQKQQPGSSSNNGGQQQAMSLAILRVIRLVRVFRIFKLSRHSKGLQILGKTLQASMRELGLLIFFLFIGVILFSSAVYFAETDDPDSLFTSIPDAFWWAVVSMTTVGYGDMYPMTIGGKIVGSLCAIAGVLTIALPVPVIVSNFNYFYHRETDHEEQCQYTHVTCGQQQSPFSEPKKGDSNQSLSKSEFLEAEDLESMKYSNFIAPNNQGYKEKKMLTEV